GTGTCGGCCTTTGCAGCCGTActtgtagtttttgttttatttgtccataacttttaaaatgtgttcaaaaCCATTGATTCTATGACTGATTTACAAAGTTACAATTGAAATAATAGAGTTTGTCTTCCAGGCAGTCATGTGACAACCTCCCATAGAGGTGCATCTTCTTTTCCAGCTTTTTTAAAGATGTATCTTGTGATTCCATATAAGAATAAATGTTAACCCTGGAAAATATGCCTTGTTTAACACTAcgactcccagaattctaacacgACCAGAACTCCCAAGCCTGTCAATTTGATGGCGcgcattctggatgcgagggcGGTGATGACATCATCACATTCCATTGGTCAGAATCCTAAAGGTTTTCTGGCACGCTGTAAAATTATGcaaatagtatttgatcaaaacctattatgttttattattatttataaatagtattgaaaaataacacatggtagctttactaatctgaccaaaagctggacagctccctGTTACGCCCTCCTTTCACTCtgcggacataaactagtgctaaaacgccttcagctcatccacactcatgtcccgGGAGGAATTctctcctaaaactctgcgggcctcagccacagTGCAGCCCTGAATGTGGATGAGCATCCAGCAAGCAGAGGAATGCGGTGTGGGCGTCTTGGATCTGGCCCTTTGCGTAATGGGTCCCTCTGCCTCTGTCAACGCGTTCTGGCTATGACGCCTCCCTCTCCTTCCCTTCCACTGTCCACActgccatcctttcctatctcctcctccttctcagcTGTGCGCTTGTCTTGAGATGAAAACGCTGTGAAGCACAGAATAGATCATTGTTATTAGGCTACTATACCTATCTATggcctaacttattgtttatttttttgtccattGTCAGTACCTTGCtttgtagtttctctcctgccagtgagctggattgctgggtttatagctgagGACTGGGCGGCTGGCTTGTCTTCCTGTCTCTGAACTTGTGCTGATTGTGGCACCGTTGctatataaatagtttatagattgttagtttactaatctgtaaactatagcctaaaatgataaaatcattaCATAGGCTAGTGCTTTACTAACTTGAAGTAATGCGTTACCCCCCCCTCCTGCTGAAGGGACGACTCGTCTTTGTTTTAGCCGGGGGAGCCTCACTTTCATCCTTCTCGCCCCCAGAATCACACTCATCTagtttttgaagcatttccactGCCTCTTGAGTTAAAAAtccatttgtaggatgccagtaatctccttctcagacagCGTcctagagtggcggttgctaggcaacgccCGCCGCGGGGGGGCGGGGATCgatgtaaataatagggccgtcaaaatagcggctgtggtagttagaagtagaaatacttagatcttgcatttactttattttttaaaaatagagaCACAGGAacacacaagacacaggtttagaaaaagtcaggatgccaggaagataagagttttgataaaccagagttatgggatgtcaaactttcaaaaccgtcaaattgacggccctgggagttctaagtgaaattatgaaatatagGAGAAAAGTTGGGTCTGCCATTAAACCTTTTCCTAAAGATAAGTAAGTTCTTGGCTAATATAGTAAGACTAAGCTTAAGGTTCAATGTTTTCACTGCTGTTTCTTTTTAGGGACCCCTTCCAAGTACATGTGGTCATTTCTGGGAGATGGTGTGGGAACAAAGGACCCGCGGTGTTGTGATGCTGAACCGGGTCATAGAGAAAGGCTCTGTAAGCACCAGTTGGCTTTTCTATCAGTGCATCAAATTGTATCTCTCTGCCTTCATGTTCCTTGTGTGTTTCATTCActctcatttggatttagatCAAGTGTGCCCAATATTGGCCCCACAGAGAGGAGAAAGATGCCATCTTTGAAGATACCTACTTCAAGGTTACTCTTGTCTCAGAGGACATCAAATCATACTACACAGTCCGGCAGCTGGAGTTGGAAAACCTGTCTGTGAGTTGTTCCTCTCTCCTTTGAGTTAGTGCAGTTATTCTCAAACTGTGGGGCGCGCCCCCTAGGGGTGGCGTGGCGGCATGACGTGGGGTGTGAGAACAGCCTTGCCTTCTGTTTTTTGTCCAGAAAACACAACGCACAGAACTAACGTGAATGTCGGAGGACTTGGAATGATTCAGAGggtgacaaaataaacaaaacaagtaGGGGAAACACAGATGGATCCAGAGAGGGACTTCTGTTTGTaaaatggagaaatatattacagaggcaaaaagaaaaataggcaACATGTCGGGGAAATCCAGGACAAAGACAAACGAGGACAATGAATGAGagaacttaatattttttgccaaATTGTTCACTTGTCTTTGTTGTTTACTCTGGTTGTACCTTATTGTTCTTGTAGTGTTTGCAGTCGATAAAAAGCAGTTAGTAGCGAGTAATTCTGTGATACTATTAAGTTAGTTAGCACACGCTCATTCATCTCATTCATCTTTGTTGCCAAacatatatagatttttttgcTGTTGTAAAATATGTGGTTGCACATTGTATGTTATTATCTGTTTTGAAGAAGACTAGTCATAATTTTTATCTTCTTCTATAATAGTTTCATTTTTTCTACCCATTTTGTTTGAAGTTTTGGGgcctaaacagtttttattcttcAAAGAGAGGCGCAACAGAAAAAGTTTCAGAACCACTAGGTTTGTGACGGAGAACTATTCTGGTGCAGAATAAATACAGGAGCTAGGTGCTAGCTCTATATACGGCTGCCAATGTGTGTGATTGTAGTCCacaagcatgttttttttgtttgttcctgTAAAGAAGTATTTGAACTGATCAGAACTGAAGAACTGAAACATCATATGAAACAAATTTCCTTCTTTTCACTTCTCTTATCCACATTTTGTCGGTTTCAAATTTGTTGAAACTGCACCTTTTTCTTGCTGTTAATGCCATTTCTCAGCGTAATGAAAAGAGTCCCGACCGACATGCACTTATTATTTTTTGCCACATACCCTTGGTTGTTGGCTTTCTCTTAACATTTTCACTGTGATCTGTCTCTGCAGACTCAACAGACTcgtgaaattttacattttcactaCACCACCTGGCCTGACTTTGGGGTACCAGAGTCTCCCGCATCCTTCCTTAACTTCCTCTTTAAGGTGCGAGAATCGGGCTGTCTGAATTCAGAGCACGGACCGGTGGTGGTGCACTGCAGTGCTGGTATTGGACGCTCTGGTACCTTTTGTCTCGTGGACACCTGCCTTTTATTGGTTTGTACAGACTTGTTGTATAGACTTATTAGCACAGCCTTTTGGTTTTATTATGGGGGAAATAGGAGCTTAATTTAAACACTTTCAAGAATTCAAGCATGGTGTTTTGGTGTTTGCAGATGTCCCTTCGTAAAGACCCGTCTTCAGTGCGTATTCGCGATGTGCTGCTGGAGATGCGGCGTTATCGAATGGGTTTGATACAAACTGCAGATCAGCTTCGCTTCTCCTACCTTGCTGTCATTGAAGGTGCCAAGTACATCAAAGGAGACACATCTCTCCAGGCAGGTTCCTCTTTGCTGCTCTTTTTCTTAACTCATAATTTTAATTGGAGCATCTTTTGTTTTCTCAGATTAACCAACTATGTTTGCAGAATgtgttttaattaataaaaaaaaatttattatttttttattcctaaGGAGTCATGGAAAGAGCTCTCAAATGAGGAAGACGATCCTCCAGAGTTCACCCctccccctcctcttcctcctcccagAGGCCCTCACAACGGCAGAGTGCCGCCATCTTTTTTCCCAGATAATGTAGACTTCATCCAACGTGTGGAAACTTCCCAACAGGGGTGAGCATCCAAAATACTGATTTGTGTTATCTAGAAATGTAcatgtgcatctcaataaaatactcGTAAAGAGTTATTTTTATCTAAGTGATTTAATTAGAACAACGTTCTGATGTCGTCTAGACTGATCACACAGTTACAGCCCATGTGTACCTTTTAGAGGAAGATTGTTTTACTTCTCGTCAAAGACTGCAGGCTGAATCATTTTCATAAGTTAATGATGAGATGAGAATTTATCACATTTTTACTCATCTTTAAACCGCGGTGCTCAAACCAGTATTAACACAGCAACCAGGGCCGGTTTCATGCAGGTAACCTGCCTCAAATGTTCCATCTAATTTAGATTAAGTTTCTTAGAAGCGATTTACATGAATGCCAGCCGATTGCATTTATTTCTAACACTAGTTTTTCCCAGTCCACCTGTTTCTCAGGTCTGACTGATTTACAGGAACCGAGGTCTCCAGCCGCTGCTCTGTTCAAATCTACTTGAGTTGTATGCAGTCACATTAACAAATAGGCACTCACTGTATATGTGGATCTCAATAGATTAGAATAATGTTggaaatttatttcagtaatttaagaGTCAAATTCATAATCATTCATTAAATAGACTCatcacagagtgatatatttcaagcaatTATTTGTTAAACTTCATGATCTTTAAAGGCCAAGAAAACCCAGAATTCAGTTTCTCCAGAAATAgtacaaaagacaaaatacaaaaaggatttttaatatGGAAATGTCAGCTTACTGATAAGTATTTCCATGTGCTGTACAGTTTATGCACTCAATGCTTGGTTGGGGCGACATTGCATGAGTTACTGCATTAATGCAGTGTGGTATGGGGGCTATAAGCTTACGGCTCTCCTGAGGTGTTAAAGGAGCCCAcggttgctttaatagcagccttcagctcGTCTGCATTATTGGGTCTGCTTTCTGTCTACCTTTTGACAGTCCTCCAAACACTCTCTGTGGGTTTAGGTCAGTTCAGTTTGTTGGTCAATCAGGCACCGTGGTGTCATGGTCAGTAAAGCAGAACTGGTACTTCTGTTGGTGTGGGCAGGTGCTGAAAATAAGAACAGCATCTCAATAAAGCTTGTCCGTTGTGCTCTAAGATTTTCTGATAGATGTTTGGTCTGACTCTGGACTTGAAAAGACTCGGCAGCAGATCACATGGATGTCTCCATGTGTTTTGTGACATGACTAATGCTGCAACGGGGGTAGAGGTCAACCTGCCTCTGCAACATAGCCACAGGCCCTCATCGGCAGACTTCTTAAGAGTGAGCTGGCTTCGCAGGTTGGGGGAGTTATGCAGTGACGACATATGGTTTGCGCAACCAACCAGCAAGCAAAAACAACACTCAGAAGTCATTTCAGGCAAGAAGAGTAAGGAGGACAACGCtgattattcaattcaatttatttatatagcgctaattcacaacacatcgtctcaaggcacttcacaaaagtcaggtacatacattccaattaatcctaaccattgaacagtgcagttagattcagttatttattcaaattggataaaaagtttttctatctaaggaaacccagcagattgcatccagtcagtgacttgcagcattcactcctggatgagcatgtagagacagtggacagtcactggcgttgactttgcagcaatccctcatactgagcatgcatgtagcgacagcagagaggaaaaactcccctttaacaggaagaaacctccagcagaaccaggctcagtgtaagcggccatctgccacgaccaactggggtttgagagaacagagcagagacacaaaaagaacacagaagcactgatccaggagtcctttttatggggaggaaaagtaaatgttaatgatgtagctcctttagtcgtttcacctagaaagaaagaacagataaactctgagccagttttcaaggttagagtctgaaagagagcacatataattagttacagtaaaagctcagtcaatttccatgtctaggagagagaaagggttaaacactgaaagacagggctatgtggatcatcggtagagggtgagcattaagttgttactagcagaagctcggacgattcccctctccagaaaggtgtcacaggtagacacagagccaggccaggtgtagcttctaggaagagaaaagagagaacaaggttaaaagctgaaataacagcaaataatgcaaaattggagagtagtgtgagaatgtagcaaagagggtgaaagtggtcgttatgtcctccagcagcataagcctatagcagcataactacacagatagtttcagttcagattatttagttaaacggcgcttatttacaacaatgtcgtctcaaggcaccccataaaaggtcccactgatggtcattgttatactaaaaaccacaaggattgggatacctctctctgtcagactgattataaccattggaaaagagaaggggtcatacaggtagcagaaatgaagggtgtgtttgcacctcaaccataactgagccggtttagactaaacctgactcccccttactccatccaacatggagggaggaaggctccctccctgataacctaagccactctaactataaactttatcaaaaaggaaagttttaagcctagccttaaaagtagacagggtgtctgcctcacggaccaaaaccgggagctggttccacaggagaggagcctgataactaaaggatctgcctcccattctacttctagagactctaggaaccaccagtaaacctgcagtctgagaacgaagtgctctgttaggaacatatggaacaatcagatctctggtGTATGAtgaagctagatcattaagggctttatatgtgaggaaaagtcatccaagtttttacatcttcaagacatgcttgtagtctatctaactggttgggttcatcaggatttatggagaAGTAAAGCtaagtatcatcagcgtaacagtgaaaatttatcccatgctgcctaataatttgacctattggaagcatatatatagtatgATGCTGATGTCGATGCtacacaacacctcctgtcgtCCCCCATAGCCAGCTGTTTCTACTTGTAATTTATGAATAGTCAGAGGCAGCTCTGAGGCGGCTTGTCTTTGCAGGTTTTTGACAAATGTTGTGTTAAAGGGGCTACTGACTCCATTCACAGCTCATGCCTTATAAAGTTCCTCTAAATTCTTCACACCTTTTTGCGCCATACTTTTTCCGCCCACTCAACTTTCCttttaatatgcttggatggAGCACTCAAAGATCAGCCAGCGATGACCTTTTGAGGCCTACCCCATCTCGTAGTGGCTTTCAGCTTGGCTAAAATTTCAGCAGTAAAATCTGTCGTCTGATTGGTCTTATTTGTTCTAAATGTCagtgaaactgaatttgggGATTTTTCAGCTGTAAGCCATGATATTaaaacttaacaaaaataaatgcctATTTGTGTCTAACGCAGTGGAAAATAACTATCAAGAGTCAATTATCTCAGTCCCTGCTTAACGAAGGGGGACTTGTTGTTCATGTAAACTCTTGTGCACTAAATGTTGCTCTCATTTATCTGTGTAATTATGTCTGAAGGGATTTGAGCCGTGACATTATGACGGCTCACTGCTACTGTAATGTCTCATGTAATGTTTTCATGCAGACCAGAGCTGAAAACTCAGCatggcaaatgttttttttaattttgggcCAAATTTAGGAGGATAGGAAACAAGTACTTTCAAAtcaggttttgtttgtttaaaactgAAGCTTGAAACTGATTTGATCCAATTTAGGCATAAAGAAACATGCGGTTTTCATGTCAAATAGGCCGAGTCATGATGGTAACTGAACTTCTGAGAGTGAAtcttaatgtttgtctgaacgATTATTTGAAATTAATCATGAGTAATCTAATAATAATTTTAGGAAATtgtggaaaaattattttgcatgaaatcaaaccttttaaataaGAGGTTAAATATTTGTAAAGTTGTGTTGATGCCCACAGTCTAAGCACTTTGTAACTTAAAAAagtcatattttaaaatgttgactTCAAACTTTGCACATCTTTGACAAAATGACTTAATACAGTCATAGTTAAAGAAAATATCCCTCTGGCAGTTCTCAGGTTTTACATATCGGGacataataaaaatgatctgaTCTATAACAGgtttaaagtcatttaaatcTAACATCAAGTATACATAAACACACAGCAGATTACAAACTGTCATTATTAGAAagaaatgaaaccaaaatggTGCGTGGAAAACATAGTACACCAGTTGCTCCTTCTATAGGATTTAAGAGAAACGCTGCAACCAGACTGCTCATTTTCAGTGGTCATCAGCAACAGCGACAccctctataaaagcaggagtTTGGCAGCTTGCTTCTTAGAAATGTACTGCTGTGTATTAACATTATGACGAGGTGGAAAGACATCAACAATGACCTTATAGGAGCACTTGTTGCTTCACATTAATCTGGAAAGGCTTATAAGGCCATTTCAAAACTAtatgaagtccatcattctaaacagaaaaacaaagatcaTCCACAAGTTGAGAACAGACTGTTGTTCTGATCTTGGTAGGAGTGAAAGTCCCAAAAACTTCACCACAAGCCGAGACTCTCTAGTGCTCAGAGTCATTCCAAAACCCCCAAGAGTTCCATGTCAGACTCTACAGACCTCAGTTAGCATGTCAAAGGGTGGAGTTAGAAAACGACAGAAGAAGGCAGGCTTGTTCGGAAGGGTTGCAGCAGAAAGCCTcttctgtataaaaaaaaagaatatggcAGCATGACTTAAATTGGCAACAGTGCATCAAAACCTCTGGGACAACGTATTTTGGTAAGTAGAGACGTGTTTCCTTAATGCACAGCACCATGTTTTGAAGATATATCAGCACAACATCCTCTTACcaactgttaagcatggtggtggaaacGTGATGATAAGGGCTTGTTCTGCAGCCACAGGCCTTAGGTACCGTACAGAGTAATATAAACCTGTGTTCTTCTACCAAACCACTATAGAGGtaaatgtgaggccatctgtctgacggctgaag
This DNA window, taken from Girardinichthys multiradiatus isolate DD_20200921_A chromosome 1, DD_fGirMul_XY1, whole genome shotgun sequence, encodes the following:
- the ptpn1 gene encoding tyrosine-protein phosphatase non-receptor type 1 isoform X2 is translated as MIMEIRQQSCELPCKVAKFPENKNRNRYRDVSPFDHSRICLQLGSNDYINASLITAEEAQRNYILTQGPLPSTCGHFWEMVWEQRTRGVVMLNRVIEKGSIKCAQYWPHREEKDAIFEDTYFKVTLVSEDIKSYYTVRQLELENLSTQQTREILHFHYTTWPDFGVPESPASFLNFLFKVRESGCLNSEHGPVVVHCSAGIGRSGTFCLVDTCLLLMSLRKDPSSVRIRDVLLEMRRYRMGLIQTADQLRFSYLAVIEGAKYIKGDTSLQESWKELSNEEDDPPEFTPPPPLPPPRGPHNGRVPPSFFPDNVDFIQRVETSQQGSSQDTELRKRNPVVPEPPPDKGDLLDGHVGIQDLTPSAPNKSQQQEGTEELSDRPEQPKGNSPMPGAWSPLTVHVCLCTALALSAYICYRVYFH
- the ptpn1 gene encoding tyrosine-protein phosphatase non-receptor type 1 isoform X1, producing MEAEFWEIDENGIWNSVYEEIRQQSCELPCKVAKFPENKNRNRYRDVSPFDHSRICLQLGSNDYINASLITAEEAQRNYILTQGPLPSTCGHFWEMVWEQRTRGVVMLNRVIEKGSIKCAQYWPHREEKDAIFEDTYFKVTLVSEDIKSYYTVRQLELENLSTQQTREILHFHYTTWPDFGVPESPASFLNFLFKVRESGCLNSEHGPVVVHCSAGIGRSGTFCLVDTCLLLMSLRKDPSSVRIRDVLLEMRRYRMGLIQTADQLRFSYLAVIEGAKYIKGDTSLQESWKELSNEEDDPPEFTPPPPLPPPRGPHNGRVPPSFFPDNVDFIQRVETSQQGSSQDTELRKRNPVVPEPPPDKGDLLDGHVGIQDLTPSAPNKSQQQEGTEELSDRPEQPKGNSPMPGAWSPLTVHVCLCTALALSAYICYRVYFH